A single window of Brachyhypopomus gauderio isolate BG-103 chromosome 21, BGAUD_0.2, whole genome shotgun sequence DNA harbors:
- the spmip11 gene encoding sperm microtubule inner protein 11, with amino-acid sequence MAFFGITNLGYQNPFGDRMLSSSLKTPDSQEGRWEKVPPLVSSPRRPTCTETCSVHIQPAPSSVDTHQGSQTRYREMIRRVQTPRAPNQLYCVPITDNQRYGWWFSVNETRTCDSWTKVHRFPRKNSEMTKFVKEMSMTNREFSLF; translated from the exons ATGGCTTTTTTTGGAATCACAAACCTGGGCTATCAGAACCCTTTCGGAGACAGGATGCTGTCTTCATCACTAAAGACGCCGGACTCACAAG AGGGACGTTGGGAGAAAGTGCCTCCTCTGGTGAGTTCCCCGAGAAGACCGACGTGCACCGAGACATGCAGTGTCCACATCCAGCCTGCTCCCTCCAGTGTGGACACACATCAGGGTAGTCAGACCAGGTACAGAGAGATGATCAGACGGGTGCAGACACCCAGGG CGCCTAACCAGCTGTACTGTGTGCCCATAACGGACAATCAGCGGTATGGATGGTGGTTCTCCGTCAATGAAACCCGCACCTGTGACTCTTGGACTAAAGTCCATCGCTTCCCCCGCAAGAACAGTGAAATGACTAA GTTTGTGAAGGAGATGTCCATGACCAACAGGGAATTCAGCTTATTTTGA